In Mixophyes fleayi isolate aMixFle1 chromosome 4, aMixFle1.hap1, whole genome shotgun sequence, the following proteins share a genomic window:
- the EGR1 gene encoding early growth response protein 1, whose protein sequence is MAAAKAEMLISPLQISDPFSSFPHSPTMDNYPKLEEMMLLNSGGSQFLGATVPEGSGFNSPGEGPENFDHLAADAFSEMSLNNDKSVIETSYANQINRLPSLTYTGRFSLEPAPNSSNTLWPEPLFSLVSGLVGMANSPTASTPSSSPSSSSSSSQSPPLSCSIHSSESSPIYSAAPTFPNSSTDIFSDQSPQSFQNTSTSSIQYLPPAYPVTKSSFQVSMIPDYLFPQQQGDVSLVSPDQKPFQAMETRTHQPSLTPLSTIKAFATQTVSQDLKTINNSTYQSQLIKPSRMRKYPNRPSKTPPHERPYACPVESCDRRFSRSDELTRHIRIHTGQKPFQCRICMRNFSRSDHLTTHIRTHTGEKPFACDICGRKFARSDERKRHTKIHLRQKDKKADKATSVSVASPISSYSPSASTSYPSPVPTSYSSPVSSSYPSPVHSSFPSPSTAVTYPSVTSTFQAQGITSFSSSLVTNSFSSPVSSALSDMSVTYSPRTIEIC, encoded by the exons ATGGCAGCTGCCAAAGCAGAGATGCTCATCTCACCTCTGCAGATCTCTGACCCATTTAGTTCTTTCCCACATTCCCCCACCATGGATAACTATCCTAAACTGGAAGAGATGATGCTGCTCAATTCAGGGGGATCCCAGTTCCTGGGCGCTACAGTCCCCGAGGGCAGCGGATTCAACTCCCCTGGGGAGGGACCTGAGAATTTCGATCACCTAGCAGCAG ATGCTTTCTCTGAAATGTCCCTGAACAACGACAAATCAGTGATCGAGACAAGCTATGCCAACCAGATCAACAGACTGCCGTCTCTGACTTACACTGGTCGTTTCTCCCTGGAGCCTGCTCCTAACAGTAGTAACACTCTGTGGCCAGAACCTCTCTTCAGCCTTGTCAGTGGACTGGTGGGAATGGCAAACTCGCCCACTGCTTCAACACCTTCATCTtcaccatcctcctcctcatcttcCTCCCAGAGTCCTCCTCTTAGCTGCTCAATTCATTCAAGTGAAAGCAGCCCCATTTACTCTGCAGCACCAACATTTCCCAACTCCAGCACAGACATCTTCTCTGATCAGTCACCTCAGTCTTTTCAGAATACTTCTACATCTTCAATCCAGTACCTGCCCCCTGCATACCCTGTCACAAAGTCCAGTTTCCAGGTGTCAATGATCCCAGACTACTTGTTTCCACAGCAACAGGGAGATGTCAGCCTGGTATCTCCAGATCAGAAACCCTTCCAGGCTATGGAAACTAGAACCCACCAGCCTTCCCTCACACCCCTATCTACCATCAAGGCCTTTGCTACACAGACTGTTTCACAAGACCTCAAAACTATCAACAACAGTACTTATCAATCTCAGCTCATCAAGCCAAGCAGAATGAGGAAATACCCCAACCGCCCAAGCAAGACCCCTCCTCATGAGAGACCTTATGCCTGCCCTGTTGAGTCTTGTGACAGGAGGTTCTCCAGATCAGATGAACTGACAAGGCATATTCGAATTCATACTGGCCAAAAACCCTTCCAGTGCCGTATCTGCATGAGGAATTTCAGCAGAAGTGACCATTTAACAACTCATATACGCACACATACAGGGGAGAAGCCATTTGCCTGTGACATTTGTGGTAGGAAATTTGCAAGAAGCGATGAGCGAAAGAGGCACACTAAAATTCACCTAAGGCAAAAGGACAAAAAAGCAGATAAGGCAACTTCAGTCTCAGTTGCTTCTCCCATTTCTTCCTACTCTCCATCAGCTTCAACATCTTACCCATCTCCAGTGCCAACATCGTATTCCTCCCCTGTGTCCTCTTCTTACCCTTCACCAGTTCACAGTTCTTTCCCATCTCCCTCCACAGCAGTTACATACCCCTCTGTTACCTCCACCTTCCAGGCCCAAGGTATCACTAGCTTCTCATCTTCATTAGTCACCAATTCCTTCAGTTCACCTGTGTCATCAGCACTTTCTGATATGTCAGTGACATATTCTCCCAGGACAATTGAGATTTGTTGA